One segment of Chiloscyllium plagiosum isolate BGI_BamShark_2017 chromosome 5, ASM401019v2, whole genome shotgun sequence DNA contains the following:
- the LOC122550375 gene encoding protein rapunzel-like codes for MATDKELEQAAAELKANMSNAKVAMEIFQNRARFATVSGVLKPIFQVAGIILKLVLGKRESEELTYMKEQFQTVRNQLDVISEQIKQVLWEIEKSTINNQYFPIEENLKNQFRKYMDILNAAPEFGENEKREFLTHFDVTKGDQNLHTLYDAVMGYSAIFGKPILETAMQYDQRNRRLMEGLCCRLKELFCIGLIALVGHSAITGTDVEALKREWNEKMGKVENKMKSMIDKCINEFAEQAEIDVEALIKNKGERDNKGCATYIIEALTEKYDWVKWSVRVYDPDSGFNNHCVIGPNRFHFFRLNGVNAVVSYAIDPKVSLNEVEIRHLMEGKDGWTDAREVAEHVYNNLPSGHVVHTVRRYKDLWLHKNFPNNCHFWETYSGVTLCVHST; via the coding sequence ATGGCCACTGACAAAGAACTTGAGCAAGCTGCTGCTGAGCTCAAGGCAAACATGAGCAATGCAAAGGTTGCAATGGAAATCTTTCAGAACAGAGCCAGGTTTGCGACAGTTTCCGGTGTCTTAAAACCCATCTTCCAGGTGGCTGGTATCATTCTGAAACTAGTTTTAGGGAAACGTGAGAGTGAGGAGCTCACATATATGAAGGAGCAGTTCCAGACAGTCAGGAACCAGCTGGAtgtcatttcagaacagattaAACAAGTGCTTTGGGAGATAGAGAAAAGTACAATTAACAATCAGTACTTCCCCATTGAGGAGAATCTGAAAAACCAATTCAGGAAGTACATGGACATCCTGAACGCAGCACCGGAATTCGGGGAGAATGAGAAACGAGAATTCCTCACACACTTCGATGTGACTAAAGGTGACCAGAACCTTCACACTCTCTATGATGCAGTGATGGGGTATTCTGCCATCTTTGGCAAACCCATTCTGGAAACTGCCATGCAATATGACCAGAGGAACCGGCGTCTGATGGAAGGGCTCTGCTGCCGCCTCAAAGAGCTCTTCTGCATTGGCCTGATTGCCCTGGTGGGTCACTCAGCTATCACTGGGACCGATGTAGAGGCATTAAAGAGAGAGTGGAATGAGAAAATGGGCAAAGTAGAGAATAAAATGAAATCCATGATAGATAAGTGCATCAATGAGTTTGCTGAGCAGGCAGAAATAGATGTTGAGGCTCTTATAAAGAACAAAGGTGAGAGAGATAACAAGGGATGTGCAACATATATAATTGAGGCCTTAACAGAGAAATATGACTGGGTTAAATGGTCTGTACGGGTCTATGACCCTGACAGTGGCTTCAACAATCACTGTGTCATTGGCCCCAATCGGTTTCACTTTTTCAGACTCAATGGGGTTAATGCTGTTGTCTCCTATGCAATTGATCCAAAGGTTTCACTTAATGAGGTGGAAATCAGGCACTTAATGGAAGGGAAAGATGGTTGGACCGATGCAAGAGAGGTTGCTGAACATGTGTACAATAATCTTCCCTCTGGGCACGTTGTACACACAGTGAGACGCTACAAGGACTTGTGGCTTCACAAGAACTTTCCCAACAACTGTCATTTCTGGGAAACATACAGTGGAGTCACTCTCTGTGTCCACTCCACCTAA